One genomic window of Fusarium keratoplasticum isolate Fu6.1 chromosome 3, whole genome shotgun sequence includes the following:
- a CDS encoding MFS domain-containing protein, whose amino-acid sequence MEHTTSKDQGPKAHDRVSNYSLKETKVTANELSLEDAEIITALQSYVPGTSEENRLVRKADMVLLPLLWWMYILAYLDRGNIANANAAGMSEDLGLSENQYSLLVSLFFVAYVLFEVPSNMLLMKIKPSIYLPTICVIWGSVIIGMSQSKNPSSFLAGRFFLGAIEAGLFPGALFLLTCWYTKKEVGKRFCIFYTSGCVAPALGGIMAGAVISRLEGARGIPGWRWLLLIEGVVTVACGFGLYFVLPDYPRNSKMLTPEQRLLGHVRILHDQSASVQPEEDNLTPFQAVAATLKDGRTWLFLALYTCNILGLTISYFIPTMLKGLGYTSVTAQWMTVPIWACGAVFQLFWSWTSDKTQDRRWHITGLLSISALSCLIAIVVRNNTVKYVMMCFLIGGMFTTVPLILNWTGEVMARPERKRSIAIAFVNSFGHTSYIYGSYLWPASEGPRNLKGFAASNAVLGTAAILAAVLPIIFKYMPNRDEEPVQRRDQETAERED is encoded by the exons ATGGAGCACACGACATCCAAGGATCAGGGGCCCAAGGCTCACGATCGCGTTTCCAACTACAGCCTCAAGGAAACCAAGGTTACTGCCAACGAACTTTCTCTAGAAGATGCCGAGATTATCACAGCCCTCCAGAGCTATGTCCCAGGAACTTCAGAGGAAAATCGACTAGTCAGGAAGGCCGACATGGTCTTGCTTCCCCTTCTCTGGTGGATGTACATTCTTGCATACCTCGACCGAGGGAACATT gccaatgccaatgccgcAGGAATGAGCGAGGATCTAGGACTCAGCGAGAACC AATACTCTCTGCTCGTatctctcttcttcgtcgCCTACGTCCTGTTCGAAGTACCCTCCAACatgctgttgatgaagatcaAGCCTTCCATCTACCTGCCTACCATCTGTGTCATCTGGGGCAGTGTGATTATCGGAATGTCCCAGAGCAAGAACCCATCCTCGTTCCTTGCCGGCCGTTTCTTCCTTGGCGCCATTGAGGCCGGTCTCTTTCCTGGAGCTCTTTTCCTCCTGACCTGTTGGTACACCAAGAAGGAAGTTG GTAAACGGTTCTGTATCTTCTACACTTCTGGTTGCGTTGCGCCCGCCCTCGGTGGCATCATGGCCGGAGCCGTTATCTCGCGACTGGAGGGAGCCCGTGGAATCCCAGGCTGGCGATGGCTGCTCCTCATTGAAGGCGTCGTTACCGTTGCCTGCGGATTCGGTCTCTACTTTGTACTCCCCGACTACCCCCGAAACTCCAAAATGTTGACCCCCGAGCAACGACTTCTCGGCCACGTCCGCATCCTGCACGACCAGAGCGCCTCTGTTCAACCCGAGGAGGATAACCTGACACCCTTCCAAGCCGTTGCAGCAACCCTCAAGGACGGCAGAACTTGGCTGTTCCTAGCGCTCTATACCTGTAACATTCTGGGCTTGACCATCTCGTACTTTATCCCCACCATGCTGAAGGGGCTTGGCTACACCAGTGTCACCGCTCAATGGATGACGGTCCCCATCTGGGCCTGCGGTGCTGTTTTCCAGCTCTTCTGGTCCTGGACCTCGGATAAGACTCAAGATCGCAGATGGCACATCACTGGCCTGCTATCAATTTCGGCTCTATCGTGCCTGATCGCCATTGTTGTCAGGAACAACACTGTCAAGTACGTCATGATGTGTTTCCTCATTGGTGGCATGTTCACAACTGTGCCACTGATCCTTAACTGGACGGGCGAGGTCATGGCCAGGCCAGAGCGAAAGCGCTCTATTGCCATCGCCTTTGTCAACTCGTTCGGCCACACTAGCTACATCTACGGAAGCTACTTGTGGCCCGCCTCGGAAGGACCCCGCAACCTCAAGGGATTCGCAGCCTCCAATGCTGTTCTCGGCACCGCCGCCATCCTTGCCGCGGTCCTTCCCATCATTTTCAAGTACATGCCCAACAGGGATGAAGAGCCTGTCCAGCGAAGGGACCAAGAGACCGCCGAACGAGAAGATTGA
- a CDS encoding DAO domain-containing protein: MTKDQMAPVANPVPSFWNAEPRPLDDFRSTKDLPSEIDILIIGSGIAGVGTAYHLLQDSSFKASIAILEARKPVSGATGRNGGHVKPDGFLNVPRTAKIHGTDAAAELAKFEAAHVYAVKDLVEREGLDCDFNVTRALDVFLDPKHAKQTEEAYRELVKANVVDLHDIAFTPKKDAERVSGVKGAQCCFSYTAAHLWPSKMIHQLLQLVLDKGVKLYSHTPVSSVSSTQDSNGSWTVTTPDGLIKAQKIIYATNGYTSHLLPEYARCIVPIRGIACHISSPRGTDTPHLVNTYGIRFDARNNDYLIPRPDGSIIVGGARQRFWHNKERWYGTIRDDELIEEAVSYFDDYMQRHFRGWENSGAKVESIWTGIMGYSGDFMPHVGEVPDKPGQFIIAGFTGHGMPQILLSSKGMAAMVRDGVSFENSGLPRIFKTTKARISSKRNLMEESLEPLWKTGRESKL; the protein is encoded by the exons ATGACCAAGGATCAAATGGCGCCAGTCGCCAACCCTGTCCCCTCTTTTTGGAACGCGGAGCCTCGCCCCCTAGATGATTTCAGGAGTACGAAGGACCTTCCCTCCGAAATTGacattctcatcatcggcTCTGGCATCGCTGGGGTGGGCACAGCTTACCATCTACTTCAAGACAGCTCTTTCAAGGCCTCTATCGCAATCCTCGAAGCCAGAAAGCCAGTCTCTGGTGCCACTGGACGAAACGGAGGTCATGTCAAACCTGACGGTTTCTTGAACGTTCCGAGAACTGCCAAGATCCATGGCACAGATGCAGCAGCCGAGTTGGCCAAGTTTGAAGCCGCTCACGTATACGCGGTTAAGGATCTCGTCGAAAGGGAAGGCCTTGACTGTGACTTTAACGTCACTAGGGCTTTAGATGTTTTCCTGGACCCTAAGCATGCAAAGCAGACGGAAGAAGCATACAGAGAGTTGGTAAAAGCGAATGTTGTTGATCTCCATGATATCGCTTTTACGCCTAAGAAAGACGCAGAAAGG GTTTCTGGTGTCAAGGGCGCGCAGTGCTGTTTTTCCTACACAGCCGCCCACTTGTGGCCATCAAAGATGATCCATCAACTCCTACAACTTGTTCTTGACAAAGGTGTCAAGCTATACTCTCACACGCCCGTATCGTCAGTCTCGTCAACTCAGGATAGCAATGGATCATGGACTGTGACAACCCCCGATGGCTTGATCAAGGCTCAGAAGATCATCTACGCCACCAACGGCTACACTAGCCACCTACTGCCCGAATACGCGCGCTGCATCGTGCCGATCAGGGGCATCGCCTGCCATATCAGCAGCCCCAGGGGAACCGACACACCTCATTTGGTTAATACCTATGGCATCCGCTTCGATGCCCGCAACAATGACTATCTTATCCCGCGACCTGACGGCAGCATCATTGTTGGTGGAGCAAGACAGCGGTTTTGGCACAACAAGGAGCGGTGGTATGGTACAATACGAGATGATGAACTCATTGAGGAGGCGGTGTCTTACTTTGATGACTATATGCAACGGCATTTCCGCGGCTGGGAGAACTCGGGTGCTAAAGTAGAGAGCATCTGGACCGGAA TCATGGGCTACAGCGGAGACTTTATGCCTCACGTTGGAGAGGTCCCAGACAAGCCGGGTCAGTTCATTATTGCTGGTTTCACGGGCCACGGCATGCCGCAGATTCTGCTTTCGAGCAAGGGCATGGCGGCCATGGTGCGTGACGGTGTTTCATTTGAAAATTCGGGTCTACCTCGTATCTTcaagaccaccaaggccAGGATATCCTCAAAACGAAACCTCATGGAAGAAAGTCTCGAGCCGTTGTGGAAAACAGGGAGGGAATCTAAGCTGTAG
- a CDS encoding Zn(2)-C6 fungal-type domain-containing protein has protein sequence MSRPTEADQTVDDRQPPASPQPARNEITVAVGKKPRAARACDHCRRLKERCTGGTPCDGCIKSKRQCAFTNAYRRSRRRPEIQQLTETINPKVFFDIDRIRSLEAIVQHFTNIQDFSPTKLAETVASLSTEKGSSPVSRDLANLHRDEASDDIPSNQETKDATSILAYEEFSHSDFTRQIQQKLGPDLERNGTDPTASVATAEQLLSWPFVVQDAVSVFPPAEVATTLLDIFFNVAQTNYFYVDEDFIRTRISDIYTHIATPLTIADTPWVCTALMVFCVSTQFAHLVKGRQSITGEVDVTSAIDDALALSFYRKATAMIPDLLTIGSPQCVQAFILMGVYTLPVDPAGLASSYYGIAMKIAIHNNMHLKSKSKTRDAEMRNRIWWTVYTLERRVSILHGRPASIQRSQISTERPVNRLELQPSGRPNTFHNAMAQKDLTEIMEEARDNILMIKKATPSSSILVANDALKVNQALETWWDSLPEETYCKDLTPGQPLFRSNIHLALTYHLVHIFIGRSFMFDDSDADKLGLHGWVNARNTLIKHCIQSAITSVQLCQKLHDEFGLSKSSYTEFTSCCAAVVTLIAQRILSKTVEFGDICDQGITLLKIMSGGVFANTKSSEKRGLEILEMALAKLGASHGESPSLGGAGYDQFRNWVALQVEPEQMLGQEQAVPTMEWAYGSSPGQGSFHSEEMNLMPEFVPTNFAELASLPGLENYFQSSIG, from the exons ATGTCGAGACCCACCGAGGCAGATCAGACTGTTGATGACCGGCAGCCTCCGGCGTCACCCCAGCCGGCACGCAACGAGATAACCGTGGCGGTtgggaagaagccaagggcTGCACGAGC GTGCGACCATTGCCGGCGCCTGAAGGAAAGATGCACTGGCGGAACCCCCTGCGACGGGTGCATCAAATCCAAGCGCCAATGCGCCTTCACCAACGCATATAGACGATCAAGACGGCGACCAGAAATACAACAATTGACGGAAACGATTAATCCAAAGGTATTTTTCGATATCGACAGGATCCGCAGCTTGGAAGCCATTGTCCAGCACTTTACGAATATTCAGGATTTCAGCCCTACTAAGCTTGCGGAGACGGTGGCATCTCTGTCAACGGAAAAGGGGAGCTCGCCGGTGTCACGGGACCTAGCGAACCTACACCGTGATGAGGCTTCCGACGACATTCCCAGCAATCAAGAGACAAAAGACGCTACTTCTATCCTAG CCTATGAAGAGTTCTCTCATTCCGACTTTACTCGCCAAATCCAACAAAAATTAGGTCCTGACTTGGAAAGAAATGGCACT GACCCGACAGCCAGCGTGGCCACTGCCGAACAGTTACTATCATGGCCTTTTGTCGTCCAAGACGCAGTATCTGTGTTCCCACCTGCCGAGGTCGCCACAACATTGCTcgacatcttcttcaacgtAGCTCAGACAAACTACTTCTATGTAGACGAAGACTTTATCCGGACTCGGATATCCGACATATATACCCACATTGCTACACCACTCACAATCGCCGACACTCCATGGGTCTGCACGGCTCTCATGGTGTTTTGCGTCAGTACCCAGTTTGCACACCTGGTCAAAGGGAGGCAGTCCATCACCGGAGAGGTTGATGTGACATCGGCAATTGATGACGCTCTCGCTTTGTCTTTCTATCGAAAAGCAACAGCCATGATCCCTGATCTGTTGACTATCGGGAGTCCCCAATGCGTGCAGGCATTCATCTTGATGGGCGTATACACACTCCCTGTGGACCCCGCAGGATTGGCCAGCAGTTATTATGGCATTGCTATGAAAATAGCGATACATAATAACATGCACTTGAAGAGCAAGTCCAAGACACGAGACGCCGAGATGCGTAACCGAATCTGGTGGACAGTGTATACGCTGGAGAG GCGTGTTTCCATCTTGCATGGCCGGCCTGCATCCATTCAGAGATCCCAGATAAGCACTGAGCGCCCAGTCAATCGTCTTGAATTACAGCCATCCGGAAGGCCCAATACGTTTCATAATGCCATGGCCCAGAAAGACCTTACTGAGATTATGGAGGAAGCTCGCGACAACAT TTTAATGATCAAAAAAGCAACTCCAAGCTCGAGCATACTAGTAGCCAATGATGCCCTCAAAGTAAACCAGGCATTGGAGACATGGTGGGATAGTCTCCCAGAAGAGACCTACTGCAAGGACTTGACGCCAGGCCAGCCACTCTTTCGATCCAACATACACCTCGCACTCACCTATCACCTCGTGCATATCTTTATTGGCCGGTCCTTCATGTTTGACGATTCCGATGCTGATAAGCTTGGTCTGCATGGATGGGTCAACGCTCGCAATACTCTGATAAAGCACTGTATCCAAAGCGCCATTACGTCAGTCCAACTCTGTCAAAAGCTCCATGACGAATTCGGGCTTTCCAAGTCCTCATATACCGAGTTCACTTCTTGCTGTGCTGCGGTAGTAACTTTGATAGCTCAACGCATCCTCAGCAAGACGGTAGAATTCGGCGATATCTGCGACCAAGGAATCACATTGCTGAAAATCATGTCCGGCGGcgtctttgccaacaccAAAAGCTCCGAGAAGCGGGGCCTGGAGATTTTGGAAATGGCACTGGCCAAGCTGGGCGCGAGTCATGGTGAAAGCCCGTCACTGGGCGGCGCAGGTTACGATCAGTTTCGTAACTGGGTTGCGTTGCAGGTCGAGCCCGAGCAGATGCTCGGACAAGAGCAAGCAGTGCCAACGATGGAGTGGGCGTATGGTAGTAGTCCGGGGCAGGGATCGTTTCATTCAGAGGAAATGAACTTGATGCCCGAGTTTGTTCCCACTAATTTTGCTGAGCTTGCGTCGCTGCCGGGCCTGGAGAACTACTTTCAGAGTTCAATTGGATAA
- a CDS encoding Beta-lactamase, whose product MSSSTFQDTFGKMCRDKYRLTYVSGYTVGGDPRFAAIWDQNATSDWAARHGMTGAEYQGQFDTLAGKGFRLRLVNGYTVAGDARYAAIWDKSAGAMPVARHGLSSSEYQKAFNTFFSKGYRLKHVSGYAQGNQALYAALWEKSATNTTWVAHHGMTTSAYQKFSDKYVGQGFRLVHVSGYVVDNVDYYAAIWDKSPSGPWVARHRMSSADYQNEFNKWVGQGYRLILVSGYTLDSDHDMYAALWIKE is encoded by the coding sequence ATGTCTTCTTCCACCTTCCAGGACACATTCGGCAAAATGTGCCGCGACAAGTACCGTCTCACCTACGTGAGCGGCTACACTGTCGGCGGTGATCCGCGTTTCGCAGCGATCTGGGACCAAAATGCTACTTCGGATTGGGCTGCGAGGCATGGCATGACCGGTGCCGAATACCAGGGTCAGTTCGATACTCTCGCTGGCAAGGGCTTCCGGCTCCGTCTTGTCAACGGATACACCGTTGCGGGAGACGCTCGTTATGCAGCCATCTGGGACAAGTCTGCGGGCGCCATGCCGGTCGCTAGACATGGCTTGAGCTCTTCTGAATACCAGAAGGCGTTTAATACCTTTTTTTCAAAGGGGTACCGGTTGAAGCATGTTAGCGGCTATGCGCAAGGCAATCAAGCGTTGTATGCGGCGTTGTGGGAGAAGTCAGCGACAAATACTACATGGGTTGCACATCATGGAATGACAACGTCTGCATATCAGAAGTTTTCGGATAAGTATGTGGGTCAGGGCTTCCGTCTTGTTCATGTCAGTGGTTATGTGGTCGATAATGTGGATTATTATGCCGCGATTTGGGATAAATCGCCAAGTGGCCCTTGGGTTGCGAGACATCGGATGTCCTCAGCAGACTACCAAAATGAGTTCAACAAGTGGGTGGGCCAAGGATATCGGTTGATTCTGGTAAGTGGGTATACATTGGATTCAGACCACGATATGTATGCTGCTCTTTGGATCAAAGAATAG
- a CDS encoding Lysophospholipase has translation MHWTAHTHFLLSALLSNGFTAQAQQGGADADPYAPVYTNCPSNLRIRDPSDGLSKEESAWRQQRGKQMIPNLEDYLKLANISDFDVSSFIKKLKPTNVPIVGLSVSGGGTQSGLGGLGIWQAYDARSDAAVAARTGGLTQLLSYITGLSGGGTVTVSLLAANNFSTTEALQKVTNFSAAYASGPNGDQEAFLKEIFENTGAKAEAGFPVSVGDTFGQFWGTWLPEDQLFSNYSDIAANGTAFNLGDAPMPILALAEVIPGKSPEIGKLMYPGFNLTNGFNLTAYEVTPFEFGSWLGGRVQAFIPTEWLGTAMSKGKAQNSSECVQGFDKLTLMQGTTANAFTAWFIDTFYDIPVFAKRDLQERQTVNNDINDIPIPEDQYDNPLVQLVNETAEYFDLTFNQSLWSTFPNPFEDYNNDMKGVSELLLVDGSLTGETNPLRPLIIPDRKLDLIIVYEASSDSIVNDWVNGTNLINTALSAKEGNIPFPDIPDVNTMVAQNLTKQPTFFGCNATKDTPLLLYLPNAPWTGYTNYSYTLDQFTDEQLDIAFDNAFQIATYGNGTVDPDWPACLACAAIKGALQRTNTKLPSQCQECFDRHCWNGTTSSREATAADFDLRPRLNSSLTYEEWNKTEWSAGSANSTNGKDDDSAGSRVMGSFVGVSLSVFLMAALLI, from the exons ATGCATTGGACAGCCCATACGCATTTTCTGCTTTCAGCCCTTCTCAGCAATGGCTTTACGGCACAAGCACAGCAGGGTGGCGCTGATGCCGATCCCTATGCGCCCGTTTACACAAATTGTCCATCGAACTTGAGAATCCGCGATCCCTCGGAT GGTCTTTCGAAGGAAGAGAGCGCCTGGAGACAACAACGAGGAAAGCAGATGATCCCCAATCTTGAAGACTACCTCAAGTTGGCCAACATTTCCGACTTTGACGTGTCAAGtttcatcaagaagctcaaacCAACCAATGTTCCCATTGTTGGTCTTTCGGTCTCTGGTGGCGGTACGCAATCTGGCCTTGGAGGTCTGGGCATCTGGCAAGCGTACGACGCTCGATCTGACGCCGCCGTCGCGGCTCGCACTGGAGGCTTGACCCAGCTGCTGTCTTATATCACGGGTCTAAGCGGAGGTGGCACCGTGACTGTTTCGTTACT TGCCGCAAATAATTTCAGCACAACGGAGGCTCTGCAAAAAGTCACCAACTTCTCGGCTGCTTATGCCTCTGGGCCTAATGGAGACCAGGAGGCGTTTCTCAAAGAAATCTTCGAAAACACTGGAGCCAAGGCCGAAGCTGGTTTCCCCGTCTCTGTAGGCGACACCTTTGGACAGTTCTGGGGAACTTGGCTTCCAGAAGATCAGCTCTTCAGCAACTACTCTGACATCGCCGCAAACGGCACCGCATTCAACCTCGGAGATGCACCCATGCCAATCTTGGCCCTTGCAGAAGTCATCCCCGGCAAATCCCCAGAGATTGGCAAACTCATGTATCCCGGCTTCAATCTGACCAACGGCTTCAACCTCACGGCTTACGAAGTCACACCATTCGAGTTTGGAAGCTGGCTCGGAGGCAGAGTCCAAGCCTTCATCCCAACAGAGTGGCTTGGAACAGCCATGTCTAAGGGCAAAGCGCAAAACTCGAGTGAGTGCGTTCAGGGATTCGACAAGCTTACTCTCATGCAGGGGACAACAGCCAATGCGTTTACTGCTTGGTTCATTGATACGTTTTACGACATCCCGGTTTTCGCAAAGAGAGATTTGCAAGAGAGGCAGACGGTGAATAATGATATCAATGATATTCCTATTCCTGAGGATCAGTACGACAATCCGCTTGTTCAGTTGGTGAATGAGACGGCTGAATACTTTGATCTCACATTCAACCAATCGTTGTGGTCTACGTTCCCCAACCCATTTGAGGATTACAACAATGATATGAAGGGCGTCTCGGAGCTGCTTCTC GTGGATGGCAGTCTCACGGGAGAGACTAATCCCCTTCGACCTCTGATCATCCCCGACCGCAAGCTTGACTTAATCATCGTGTACGAAGCCTCATCTGACTCCATCGTGAACGATTGGGTCAACGGAACCAATCTGATCA ACACTGCCCTTTCTGCCAAGGAGGGAAACATACCCTTCCCCGACATTCCAGACGTCAACACCATGGTCGCCCAGAACCTCACCAAGCAACCAACCTTTTTCGGTTGCAACGCCACGAAGGACACACCTCTACTTCTCTACCTTCCCAACGCTCCATGGACTGGCTACACCAACTACTCCTACACCCTAGACCAATTCACAGACGAGCAACTCGACATTGCCTTTGACAATGCGTTCCAGATCGCCACGTATGGAAACGGCACTGTTGATCCCGACTGGCCGGCTTGTCTTGCGTGTGCTGCTATCAAGGGAGCGCTTCAGCGCACAAACACGAAGCTGCCTTCTCAGTGTCAGGAGTGTTTTGATAGACATTGCTGGAATGGCACGACAAGTTCCAGGGAGGCCACAGCTGCTGATTTTGACTTGAGGCCGCGGTTAAATTCCAGTTTGACGTATGAGGAGTGGAACAAGACGGAATGGTCTGCAGGATCGGCGAACAGTACTAACGGCAAGGATGATGATTCTGCGGGATCCAGGGTCATGGGAAGCTTTGTTGGGGTGTCTTTGTCTGTCTTTCTGATGGCTGCTCTGCTCATTTAG
- a CDS encoding HET domain-containing protein, with protein MSAKGFRYVPLGSQPGGFRLLTLLPGSPDTLLHCQLSNSNLTTRPIYDALSYVWGKPSSPNDSTNVLVLDGHHFPATVNLVSALRHLRPPVGEHPITLWVDAVCINQEDLNERSQQVSMMRDIYASAERVVIWIGEEGDGSNAVFDALPVIVGPDGQQGTERLSLMRECSSFFISIADRRPWFSRTWILQELAMAKQDPLVVCGWKSAPWSLFIKGWVAIAREAFSEMGLVREKGPKREGGADHSPGTGGDFQMVALMKLDVLNELREEAMRTQGGESLRKLLMISRSSEATDPRDRIYGLLGMLKTDGLGTTIPVDYHKPTAAVYSDAMAHIFSQGEGPYFLSGVWLPGVSAAAPRIDSLPPTVDQPNLPSWVPDFSRQMAGKATQTSGIHFHPPAGIGASGAGADCNNGKRLDDERTLQVEGLFVDVIDQVISLGRSLDSCIEKLPALEAVVSEARQRPCQLNPTIAPFIEQFKRKEPLWRILISNKRLRSGYDPAPSSYEDMYLSLLNRNATKADPSNNNQQNEYELCLKQGIGKRSLFVSKSGFVGTCVAESCVGDTIAVVFGSPVPFILRLVPGSETGRKTYSLVGGSYVGGIMSGEMVDELYCEDLMDSTTFFIQ; from the coding sequence ATGTCAGCCAAAGGGTTTCGCTACGTTCCGCTTGGCTCCCAACCTGGCGGCTTCCGTCTTCTCACACTCTTACCGGGCAGCCCAGATACGCTACTGCATTGTCAATTGTCCAACTCTAATCTCACCACCCGCCCCATCTACGACGCGCTATCCTACGTCTGGGGTAAGCCCTCGAGTCCCAATGACTCGACCAATGTCCTAGTTCTCGATGGACATCACTTCCCGGCTACGGTGAACCTCgtttcagccttgcgacACCTGCGTCCACCTGTCGGAGAGCACCCAATCACCCTGTGGGTAGATGCCGTGTGCATCAATCAGGAAGATCTGAATGAGCGAAGCCAGCAAGTTTCGATGATGCGGGATATCTACGCATCAGCGGAAAGAGTTGTGATATGGATTGGAGAGGAAGGTGATGGCAGCAATGCCGTGTTTGATGCGTTGCCAGTGATTGTTGGGCCAGACGGACAACAAGGCACTGAAAGGTTGAGCCTGATGCGTGAatgcagcagcttcttcattAGCATCGCGGATCGCCGTCCATGGTTCTCACGCACTTGGATTCTTCAAGAGCtagccatggccaagcaaGATCCCTTGGTGGTTTGTGGATGGAAGTCTGCGCCATGGTCGTTATTCATCAAAGGATGGGTGGCTATTGCAAGAGAAGCATTCTCGGAAATGGGCCTAGTCCGTGAAAAAGGGCCAAagcgagaaggaggtgcCGACCACAGCCCTGGCACTGGCGGTGACTTTCAGATGGTTGCGTTGATGAAGCTCGACGTCTTGAATGAACTCAGAGAGGAGGCCATGCGGACTCAGGGCGGGGAGAGTCTGAGGAAACTACTGATGATTTCAAGGTCCTCAGAGGCCACCGACCCAAGGGACAGAATCTATGGACTTCTTGGAATGCTCAAAACGGATGGTCTTGGCACGACCATCCCCGTTGACTACCACAAGCCCACCGCCGCAGTTTATTCTGATGCCATGGCACACATCTTctctcaaggagaaggcccATACTTCCTGTCAGGAGTATGGCTTCCAGGAGTTTCTGCTGCCGCTCCTCGCATTGACTCGCTTCCACCAACAGTGGACCAGCCAAATCTTCCATCTTGGGTTCCCGATTTCTCGCGCCAGATGGCCGGCAAGGCAACACAGACAAGCGGCATTCACTTCCATCCTCCAGCAGGAATCGGTGCCTCTGGGGCTGGAGCGGATTGCAACAACGGAAAGAGGCTGGACGATGAAAGAACACTACAGGTGGAGGGACTTTTTGTCGACGTAATCGATCAGGTCATATCATTGGGAAGGTCTCTCGATTCATGCATCGAGAAACTACCTGCTCTGGAGGCTGTGGTGTCTGAAGCTAGGCAACGACCCTGTCAGCTTAACCCCACGATCGCACCCTTTATAGAGCAGTTCAAGAGAAAGGAGCCGTTGTGGAGAATCTTGATCTCGAACAAGCGCCTGAGGTCTGGCTACGATCCCGCCCCTTCGTCTTACGAGGACATGTATCTGAGCCTCCTTAACCGAAATGCCACAAAAGCTGAcccaagcaacaacaaccagcAAAACGAGTACGAGCTGTGCTTGAAGCAAGGCATCGGCAAGCGATCTCTCTTCGTCTCTAAGAGCGGGTTTGTAGGCACTTGTGTGGCGGAAAGTTGTGTGGGAGACACTATTGCCGTTGTGTTTGGATCACCGGTGCCTTTCATCTTGCGCCTTGTACCAGGGTCAGAAACGGGAAGAAAAACTTATTCGCTCGTTGGCGGTTCATATGTCGGCGGTATTATGAGTGGTGAGATGGTAGACGAACTTTACTGCGAGGATTTGATGGATTCTACCACGTTTTTTATTCAATAG